A single Streptomyces sp. 2114.4 DNA region contains:
- a CDS encoding GNAT family N-acetyltransferase, with protein MTTDDDARATTEFRDIPEADCDRALDVTYSVFHLTPGDRTRHKHAGMLRAGLRVGAYDGGQLAAVAGAHRRTLSVPGDRLPCAALDFVSVLPTHRRRGILTSMMDELWRRCAADGRPLACLWPSESAIYGRYGFGAATERCRIEIDSTRPLALRAAPDSRPLRLIDPAEAPAQLAPHYDATLARRAGRFTRDESWWRWGALDLDGASMRAGQDGFGAAHVVVLGAPGETPGGYAVYRTRGPGGSGAGTVRLAELEAESGPAAAALWSYLVSIDLTSTVEIEGRPADDPLFHLAADRDQLRVTGQEPELWLRLLDVRAALTARSWAAPVDLVVDLRDTVLPANAGRFRLTAGPEGATWEPADEAPDLSLDVRELASCYLGGTPLRHFAHAGLATEHTPGAVHRLDAALETEWLPFTGENH; from the coding sequence GTGACCACTGACGACGACGCCCGCGCCACCACGGAGTTCCGCGACATCCCGGAGGCCGACTGCGACCGGGCCCTGGACGTGACGTACTCCGTCTTCCACCTGACGCCCGGCGACAGGACCCGGCACAAGCACGCGGGAATGCTGCGGGCCGGCCTCCGCGTCGGTGCGTATGACGGCGGACAGCTGGCCGCAGTGGCCGGGGCACACCGCCGCACCCTCTCCGTCCCGGGCGACCGACTCCCGTGCGCCGCACTGGACTTCGTCTCCGTACTGCCCACCCACCGGCGCCGCGGCATCCTCACCTCGATGATGGACGAGCTCTGGCGCCGCTGCGCCGCCGACGGGCGCCCGCTGGCCTGCCTGTGGCCGTCCGAGAGCGCCATCTACGGCCGCTACGGCTTCGGCGCGGCCACCGAGCGCTGCCGCATCGAGATCGACTCCACCCGCCCCCTCGCGCTCCGTGCCGCCCCCGACAGCCGCCCGCTGCGGCTGATCGACCCGGCCGAGGCACCCGCCCAGCTCGCCCCGCACTACGACGCGACCCTGGCGCGGCGGGCCGGCCGGTTCACCCGCGACGAGAGCTGGTGGCGCTGGGGGGCACTGGACCTCGACGGCGCCAGTATGAGAGCCGGGCAGGACGGATTCGGGGCGGCGCACGTGGTGGTGCTCGGCGCCCCCGGCGAGACGCCCGGCGGCTACGCGGTCTACCGCACCCGCGGCCCCGGCGGGAGCGGCGCCGGCACGGTCCGTCTCGCCGAACTCGAAGCCGAATCCGGACCGGCCGCCGCCGCCCTGTGGTCCTACCTGGTGTCGATCGACCTCACCTCGACCGTCGAGATCGAGGGCCGCCCCGCCGACGACCCGCTCTTCCATCTCGCGGCCGACCGCGACCAGCTCCGCGTCACCGGCCAGGAACCCGAGCTCTGGCTCCGGCTGCTGGACGTCCGCGCCGCGCTGACCGCCCGCTCCTGGGCGGCCCCCGTGGACCTCGTCGTCGACCTGCGCGACACCGTCCTGCCGGCCAACGCGGGCCGCTTCCGGCTGACCGCCGGCCCCGAGGGCGCCACGTGGGAACCCGCCGACGAAGCCCCCGACCTCTCCCTGGACGTCCGGGAGTTGGCCTCCTGCTACCTCGGCGGCACCCCTCTGCGCCACTTCGCACACGCCGGCCTGGCCACCGAGCACACCCCGGGCGCGGTCCACCGCCTGGACGCCGCCCTGGAGACCGAGTGGCTGCCGTTCACCGGGGAGAATCACTGA